The following coding sequences lie in one Rutidosis leptorrhynchoides isolate AG116_Rl617_1_P2 chromosome 4, CSIRO_AGI_Rlap_v1, whole genome shotgun sequence genomic window:
- the LOC139842183 gene encoding uncharacterized protein, whose product MDKTFKMLEFLVDDSDDEKIVSFVNRLTQKEDDGAASSSRVPRSRIYIARDREDAAIRLYNDYFAESPVFPDKYFKRRFRMSRELFLRIVEGSNNDINVLNFSPLFNTIKEGTAPPSPFEVNGRRYERGYYLGDGIYPEWAMLVKAPHNPTDEPRKKFKRFQESARKDIERAFGVLQGRFLMLKTPARSIDFNKIRRHMYACVVLHNMIQENNGFVIGWREERMIKRNPPKRLEWNLRDRDARIKEIRDKQVHKQLESDLTEHV is encoded by the exons ATGGATAAAACTTTCAAAATGTTAGAGTTTCTTGTGGATGATTCGGATGACGAAAAGATTGTTAGTTTTGTTAATAGACTGACGCAAAAAGAAGACGATGGAGCGGCAAGTAGTTCTCGGGTCCCTCGATCCCGGATTTATATTGCTAGGGATCGAGAAGATGCGGCTATAAGGTTATACAATGATTATTTTGCAGAGTCACCGGTGTTTCCCGACAAATATTTTAAACGACGTTTTCGAATGAGTCGTGAGTTATTTCTTCGAATTGTTGAag GTTCGAACAACGACATTAACGTTTTGAATTTTTCTCCATTGTTTAACACTATAAAAGAAGGAACAGCTCCACCTTCACCCTTTGAAGTAAACGGTCGTCGCTACGAAAGAGGGTATTACTTAGGTGATGGTATATACCCAGAATGGGCTATGTTGGTAAAAGCGCCTCATAATCCAACTGACGAACCTCGTAAAAAATTTAAAAGGTTTCAAGAAAGTGCAAGAAAAGATATTGAGCGTGCATTTGGAGTATTACAGGGTAGATTTTTAATGCTAAAAACTCCGGCGAGATCTATAGacttcaacaaaattagaagacatatGTATGCTTGTGTTGTTCTACATAACATGATTCAAGAAAATAACGGTTTTGTTATTGGATGGCGAGAAGAAAGAATGATAAAAAGGAACCCACCAAAACGTTTAGAATGGAATTTGAGGGATCGAGATGCAAGGATTAAGGAAATAAGAGATAAACAAGTTCACAAACAGTTGGAGTCAGATTTAACCGAGCACGTTTGA